Proteins encoded by one window of Carassius auratus strain Wakin chromosome 8, ASM336829v1, whole genome shotgun sequence:
- the LOC113107910 gene encoding zinc finger BED domain-containing protein 5-like, which produces MDKWLKRVQAIPRTTPETSQESPAVGTSFSGQDTIIANPNSDERPDASQTINMDSDGDGETQTLPSRQQGDGREAHSKIRRYNEDYITLGFTYTGNSNFPQPQCVICAQVLSNNSLKPSLLKRHLETKHGNLKNKPREFFVRQLRLLSNNKKCLIAPDAVNKAGVEASYMVSYRVAKAGKPHNIVEELIVPAAMDMAEKMLGEKAKHTLQKMPSSDNTVSRRISDMSADVLRQLLCRIQASEFYALQLDESTDVAGLAQLLVYVRYIYGGSIHEDILFCKSLPTRTTGQDIFGLIDSFIRSHGITWTKCVGICTDGAKAMTGRHSGVVTRVQAVAPDATWVHCSIHREALAAKGMSDSLAQVLDDTVKMVNFVKSRPLNSRIFSTLCSEMGSDHLTLLLHTEVRWLSRGKVLARFFELKDELKLFFIDNPFRLSDRLHDDEWLTRLAYLGDIFGRLNELNLGLQGRSVTIFNVRDKVEATIKKLNFWSDCVKDNDIGAFPSLQDFLCENELRLADIVRCDIRKHLGDLAAQLRKYFPETEDHDTWIRNPFSSPSTCQLPMLERESLIEISTNGSVRIEFGQKTLTDFWISLRAEYPDLANRAIKTLMPFATTYLCETGFSALVCLKTKYRYRLFVENDLRLKLSPIRPNIAALCKNIQAHPSH; this is translated from the coding sequence ATGGATAAATGGTTGAAACGGGTTCAGGCCATACCCAGAACGACACCAGAAACTTCACAGGAGTCACCTGCTGTCGGGACAAGCTTTTCAGGTCAAGACACTATCATTGCTAATCCTAACTCTGACGAAAGGCCTGATGCTAGCCAAACCATTAACATGGACAGTGATGGAGACGGGGAGACACAGACTCTTCCATCAAGACAACAAGGCGATGGTAGGGAGGCACACTCAAAGATAAGAAGATATAACGAAGATTATATAACTCTGGGCTTTACATACACAGGCAATTCAAATTTCCCTCAGCCACAGTGTGTCATATGTGCGCAGGTCCTGTCTAATAACTCGTTGAAGCCTTCACTcttaaaaagacatttagaaacGAAACATGGCAATTTGAAAAATAAGCCACGGGAGTTTTTTGTGCGACAATTGAGACTGCTTTCTAACAACAAGAAATGTCTGATCGCGCCAGATGCTGTAAATAAGGCAGGAGTAGAAGCGTCTTACATGGTCAGTTACAGAGTGGCTAAGGCAGGCAAGCCTCATAATATTGTGGAGGAGCTGATTGTCCCTGCTGCCATGGACATGGCTGAGAAAATGTTGGGGGAAAAGGCTAAACATACTTTGCAGAAAATGCCTTCATCGGACAATACCGTGTCCCGACGGATCAGTGACATGTCAGCAGACGTTTTGAGACAGTTACTATGTCGCATACAAGCCAGTGAATTCTATGCATTACAGCTAGATGAGTCAACAGATGTAGCAGGCCTGGCTCAGTTGTTGGTGTACGTCAGGTACATATATGGAGGGTCAATCCATGAGGACATCCTCTTTTGCAAATCGTTACCGACGAGGACAACGGGGCAGGACATTTTTGGACTCATAGACAGTTTCATACGATCACACGGAATAACCTGGACTAAATGTGTTGGAATATGCACAGATGGTGCCAAAGCAATGACGGGGAGGCACAGCGGAGTGGTCACCCGTGTACAAGCAGTGGCTCCAGATGCCACTTGGGTCCACTGTAGCATACATAGGGAAGCGCTTGCCGCCAAAGGAATGTCAGACAGCCTGGCACAGGTGTTGGACGACACAGTAAAGATGGTTAACTTCGTCAAATCAAGACCCCTAAACTCGCGCATTTTTTCCACCTTATGCAGTGAGATGGGCAGTGACCATTTGACGCTTTTGCTCCACACTGAAGTGCGATGGTTATCCAGAGGGAAAGTTTTGGCACGCTTTTTTGAACTGAAAGACGAGCTGAAACTGTTTTTCATCGACAATCCTTTTCGCTTGTCAGATAGGTTGCATGATGATGAGTGGCTCACAAGACTGGCCTATTTGGGAGATATCTTTGGCCGTCTAAATGAGCTCAATCTCGGGCTGCAAGGTCGCTCTGTGACAATATTCAATGTGCGAGACAAGGTAGAGGCCACGATTAAAAAGCTGAACTTCTGGTCTGACTGTGTCAAAGACAACGACATTGGCGCATTCCCATCACTGCAGGATTTCCTGTGTGAAAACGAGCTACGGCTTGCCGACATTGTCAGATGTGACATACGGAAACACCTTGGCGACTTGGCAGCGCAATTACGCAAATACTTCCCCGAAACAGAAGACCACGACACATGGATTCGTAATCCTTTTTCGTCACCCAGCACATGCCAGCTTCCTATGCTGGAGAGAGAGAGCCTCATTGAAATATCCACGAACGGGTCGGTCAGAATCGAGTTCGGTCAGAAGACACTGACAGACTTCTGGATTAGTTTGCGGGCAGAGTATCCGGACCTGGCAAACCGAGCGATTAAGACGTTGATGCCTTTTGCTACAACATATTTATGCGAGACTGGATT